The following are encoded together in the Iodobacter fluviatilis genome:
- a CDS encoding prolyl oligopeptidase family serine peptidase, translating to MQKVLLSMALASASLLAHAASDQFEWLEDVAGKKSLDWVKAQNAISHGMLEKEAGFAPLKNQVLDILNSKERIAYVNKMGGYFYNFWRDGDHQRGIWRRTTLASYKTANPNWETVLDLDALAKAESVNWVYKGADCRYPQYDRCLISLSRGGADAVEVREFDLNKKTFVKDGFSLPEAKSELSWQGKDSLFVASDFGKDSQTDSGYPRIVKLWQRGTPLSAAKTIYEGQKTDISVSAFVAEETGYRREIIRRGVTFYTNETYLRSGEKLSRIAVPDDANISFFGPQILITLKSAWTIGGKTWPSGSLIACDFEKFQAGERQFTQLFSPSPTTALNGTTATKNFLIVEALDNVKGRLTEWRFKEGKWSQRAINAPAFGTIGATAIDADSTDDYFFTHADFLTPDSLYLAHAGNDERELLKQRPAFFDASSMEIAQNEAVSKDGTRIPYFIVKPKNLKLDANTPTLLYGYGGFEVSLTPYYSAGVGKAWLEKGGVYVLANIRGGGEFGPRWHQAALKENRQKAYDDFIAVAEDLVAKKITQPKKLGIMGGSNGGLLMGVMMTQRPDLFGAVVCQVPLLDMRRFNQLLAGASWMGEYGNPDVPAEWDYISKYSPYQNIKAKTQYPNILFTTSTRDDRVHPGHARKMMAKMQSEGVKSAWYFENMEGGHAGAADNSQKADMTALEYSFLWKMLK from the coding sequence ATGCAAAAAGTATTACTTTCAATGGCACTGGCCAGCGCCAGCCTGCTAGCCCATGCAGCCAGCGATCAATTTGAATGGCTTGAAGATGTAGCGGGTAAAAAATCATTAGATTGGGTAAAGGCGCAGAATGCCATTAGCCACGGCATGCTAGAAAAAGAAGCTGGCTTTGCTCCGCTCAAAAATCAAGTATTGGATATTCTTAATTCCAAAGAGCGCATTGCCTATGTGAATAAAATGGGCGGCTATTTTTATAATTTCTGGCGCGATGGCGATCATCAACGCGGTATTTGGCGGCGCACGACCTTGGCAAGTTATAAAACAGCCAATCCAAACTGGGAAACCGTATTAGATTTAGATGCATTGGCCAAAGCCGAAAGCGTCAATTGGGTTTATAAGGGCGCAGACTGCCGCTATCCCCAATACGATAGATGTTTAATTAGCCTTTCACGCGGCGGGGCCGATGCGGTAGAAGTACGTGAATTTGATTTAAATAAAAAAACCTTTGTAAAAGACGGCTTTAGTTTGCCTGAGGCTAAATCAGAGCTGAGCTGGCAGGGCAAAGATAGCCTGTTTGTAGCTAGCGATTTTGGCAAAGACAGCCAAACTGATTCAGGCTACCCGCGCATCGTTAAACTTTGGCAACGCGGCACGCCGCTGAGCGCCGCTAAAACAATTTATGAAGGGCAAAAAACAGATATTTCTGTCTCTGCCTTTGTGGCCGAAGAGACAGGCTACCGCCGCGAGATTATCCGCCGTGGCGTTACCTTTTATACCAATGAAACCTATTTACGCAGCGGCGAAAAACTCAGCCGCATTGCGGTGCCAGACGACGCCAATATCAGCTTCTTTGGCCCACAAATCCTGATCACGCTGAAATCTGCATGGACGATTGGCGGCAAGACTTGGCCTAGCGGCAGCCTGATCGCCTGTGATTTTGAAAAGTTCCAAGCGGGCGAGCGTCAATTTACTCAGCTCTTTAGCCCAAGCCCAACCACCGCACTCAATGGCACCACCGCCACCAAAAACTTTCTGATCGTTGAAGCGCTCGATAATGTAAAAGGCCGCCTGACTGAATGGCGCTTTAAAGAAGGAAAATGGTCGCAACGCGCCATTAATGCGCCTGCTTTTGGCACGATCGGTGCAACGGCCATTGATGCGGATAGCACGGATGATTACTTTTTCACCCATGCTGATTTTCTCACGCCTGATTCGCTCTACCTTGCCCATGCAGGCAACGATGAGCGAGAGCTACTGAAGCAGCGCCCTGCTTTCTTTGACGCTAGTAGTATGGAAATCGCGCAAAACGAAGCCGTTTCTAAAGATGGCACGCGTATTCCTTACTTTATCGTCAAGCCTAAAAACTTAAAACTCGATGCCAATACCCCCACGCTACTCTATGGCTACGGTGGCTTTGAAGTCAGCCTCACGCCATATTATTCGGCAGGGGTAGGTAAGGCATGGCTAGAAAAAGGCGGCGTATATGTGCTGGCCAATATTCGTGGCGGCGGTGAGTTTGGCCCGCGCTGGCATCAAGCTGCGCTTAAAGAAAATCGCCAAAAAGCTTACGATGATTTTATCGCCGTGGCAGAAGACCTCGTTGCCAAGAAAATCACCCAGCCTAAAAAGCTCGGCATTATGGGCGGCAGCAATGGCGGGCTCTTGATGGGGGTAATGATGACGCAGCGCCCAGATTTATTTGGCGCAGTGGTTTGCCAAGTGCCGCTCCTCGATATGCGCCGCTTTAATCAGCTGCTGGCAGGGGCTTCATGGATGGGCGAATATGGCAATCCGGATGTGCCTGCCGAGTGGGATTACATCAGCAAATACTCGCCTTATCAAAATATCAAGGCCAAGACGCAATACCCGAATATTCTGTTTACCACCTCCACCCGCGACGATAGAGTCCACCCAGGACACGCGCGTAAAATGATGGCCAAAATGCAAAGCGAGGGCGTTAAATCGGCGTGGTACTTTGAAAATATGGAAGGCGGCCATGCTGGCGCGGCAGACAACAGCCAGAAAGCCGACATGACTGCGCTGGAATACAGCTTTTTGTGGAAGATGTTGAAGTAA
- the uvrB gene encoding excinuclease ABC subunit UvrB: MFVDYPGSPYRLFQPFAPAGDQPTAIAQLLEGLDDGLQYQTLLGVTGSGKTYTMANVIAQSGRPAILMAPNKTLAAQLYSEMREFFPQNAVEYFVSYYDYYQPEAYVPSRDLFIEKDSAINEHIEQMRLSATKAILERPDCIIVATVSAIYGIGDPSSYHKMILHLKEGERVAQRDMIKRLTAMQYDRNDTDFSRGCFRVRGDVIDIFPAESAELALRVNLFDDELETLQLFDPLTGHIKQRVGRFTVFPSSHYVTPREKVLEAIETIKAELTDRLAFYYKEHKLVEAQRLEQRTRFDLEMLIEMGFCKGIENYSRHFSGKPAGSAPPTLINYMPPNSIMIIDESHVTIPQIGAMYKGDRSRKENLVDYGFRMPSALDNRPLKFEEFEQLMPQTVFVSATPSDYEAKHQGQVVEQVVRPTGLVDPIIEVRPVGTQVDDLLSEIRLRTDIGERVLVTTLTKRMSEQLTDYLSEHGVKVRYLHSDIDTVERVEILRDLRLGVFDVLIGINLLREGLDIPEVSLVAILDADKEGFLRSERSLIQTIGRAARNLNGKAILYADRITKSMEKAISETERRRAKQTAFNLANGITPRSVVKRIKDMIDGVYNEEEAVATRLEMKRQKMLNEFDEKSLAKELKRLEKEMIDAAKNLEFEKAAQLRDQLKMLRDQVFGG, translated from the coding sequence ATGTTTGTCGATTACCCCGGCAGCCCCTATCGCCTGTTTCAGCCATTTGCGCCTGCTGGCGATCAGCCAACGGCCATTGCTCAGTTGCTTGAAGGGCTGGATGATGGTTTGCAATATCAAACCCTGCTTGGGGTAACAGGCTCGGGTAAGACTTATACGATGGCTAATGTGATTGCCCAGTCTGGGCGGCCGGCTATTTTGATGGCGCCGAATAAGACGCTGGCGGCGCAGCTTTACTCGGAGATGCGTGAATTCTTTCCGCAAAATGCCGTTGAATATTTTGTGTCTTACTATGATTATTACCAACCCGAAGCCTATGTGCCCAGCCGCGATTTATTTATCGAGAAAGATTCGGCGATTAATGAGCATATCGAGCAGATGCGGCTCTCTGCCACCAAGGCGATTTTAGAGCGGCCGGATTGTATTATTGTCGCCACCGTCAGCGCGATTTACGGGATTGGCGATCCTAGCTCCTACCATAAAATGATTTTGCATCTGAAAGAAGGCGAGCGCGTTGCCCAGCGCGATATGATTAAACGCCTAACCGCCATGCAATACGATAGAAACGATACCGATTTTAGCCGTGGCTGTTTTCGGGTGCGCGGCGATGTAATCGATATCTTCCCTGCCGAATCGGCCGAATTAGCGCTGCGGGTGAATTTATTTGATGATGAATTAGAAACGCTGCAATTATTCGATCCACTTACAGGCCACATCAAACAGCGCGTGGGCCGCTTTACGGTTTTCCCTAGCAGCCATTACGTCACCCCACGTGAAAAAGTACTGGAAGCGATCGAAACCATCAAGGCTGAGCTGACTGATAGGCTAGCGTTTTATTACAAAGAACACAAACTGGTTGAAGCGCAGCGGCTGGAGCAGCGCACCCGTTTTGATTTAGAAATGCTGATCGAAATGGGCTTTTGTAAGGGCATTGAAAACTACTCGCGGCATTTCTCTGGCAAGCCAGCAGGCTCGGCTCCGCCAACACTGATTAACTATATGCCGCCCAATTCGATCATGATTATCGACGAAAGCCATGTCACCATTCCGCAAATTGGCGCGATGTATAAGGGCGATCGATCACGTAAGGAAAATCTGGTCGATTATGGTTTTCGTATGCCGTCCGCCTTGGACAACCGGCCGCTGAAGTTTGAAGAATTCGAGCAGCTGATGCCGCAAACGGTATTTGTCTCCGCCACGCCATCGGATTACGAAGCCAAGCATCAGGGCCAAGTGGTGGAGCAAGTGGTGCGGCCAACCGGCTTGGTTGACCCGATTATTGAAGTGCGGCCTGTCGGCACGCAAGTGGATGATTTGCTCTCGGAGATTCGCTTACGCACTGATATTGGCGAACGGGTGCTGGTGACCACGCTAACCAAACGCATGAGCGAGCAGCTAACTGATTATCTAAGCGAGCACGGCGTAAAAGTGCGCTATTTGCATTCTGATATTGATACCGTAGAGCGCGTCGAAATCCTGCGCGATTTGCGCCTAGGCGTATTTGATGTGCTGATCGGGATTAACTTATTGCGCGAAGGCTTGGATATTCCTGAAGTATCGCTGGTGGCGATTTTAGACGCCGATAAAGAAGGCTTTTTAAGATCAGAGCGCAGCTTAATTCAAACAATAGGCCGCGCCGCGCGTAATTTAAATGGTAAAGCCATCCTTTACGCCGACCGAATTACCAAGTCGATGGAAAAAGCCATTAGTGAAACAGAACGCCGCCGCGCCAAACAAACGGCATTTAATCTGGCCAATGGCATTACGCCGCGCAGCGTAGTTAAACGCATTAAAGATATGATTGATGGCGTATATAACGAGGAAGAAGCCGTAGCCACAAGATTAGAAATGAAGCGGCAAAAAATGCTCAATGAATTTGACGAAAAATCCCTCGCCAAAGAATTGAAACGTCTCGAAAAAGAAATGATCGATGCGGCGAAAAACTTAGAATTTGAAAAAGCCGCCCAATTGCGCGATCAGCTAAAAATGCTGAGGGATCAAGTGTTTGGGGGGTGA
- a CDS encoding SRPBCC family protein, translated as MQIEERITTSAKPETIFSIYADVERWNTWDPDTKSSFLKGPFAIGSKGRICPTKGNAVPMELTALTPNRSFTVQCKIPLFKMVFDHELSLSEAGTEVLHRVVFSGPLTFILGRIVGAQVRKGLPKTLLSLKRLAESQV; from the coding sequence ATGCAAATTGAAGAACGTATTACGACGTCTGCCAAGCCAGAAACGATATTCTCTATTTATGCTGATGTTGAGCGCTGGAACACTTGGGACCCAGATACCAAATCCTCGTTTTTGAAAGGCCCATTTGCGATTGGTAGTAAGGGCCGTATTTGCCCTACTAAGGGTAATGCAGTGCCGATGGAGCTGACTGCGCTGACGCCTAATCGCTCATTTACGGTTCAATGCAAAATCCCATTGTTTAAAATGGTGTTTGATCATGAGTTGTCCCTCAGCGAGGCAGGTACCGAAGTGCTGCACCGTGTGGTTTTCTCTGGGCCTTTAACTTTTATTCTTGGGCGTATCGTTGGGGCGCAAGTTCGTAAGGGGCTGCCTAAAACCTTGCTTTCTTTGAAACGGCTGGCAGAGTCGCAGGTGTGA
- the acs gene encoding acetate--CoA ligase: MSSIDSVLKETRLFPPSDDFRTKANVSGMECYHTLCEKANSDYQGFWGDLARELVSWRKPFTKVLDESNAPFFKWFEDGEMNVSYNCLDRHLESKANKVAIIFEADDGSVSRVTYRELYHRVCQFANGLKSLGVVKGDRVVIYMPHTVEAIIAMQACARIGAIHSVVFGGFSAGALRDRIQDATAKIVITANESVRGGKATPLKAMTDEALGIGNCESVEKVIVFQRTGTKPDHWSESNNVWWHQLVKGLPDICEPEWMNAEDPLFVLYTSGSTGKPKGIQHSSAGYFLGTQVSMKWVFDYKEDDVYWCTADVGWITGHSYIAYGPLGIGATQVVFEGVPTYPDAGRFWAMIEKHQVTTFYTAPTAIRSLIKLGGDLPKQYDLSSLRLLGTVGEPINPDAWMWYHETIGGGRCPIVDTWWQTETGSNMVAPLPGAVATKPGSCTLPLPGIMTAIVDESGAPVEPGKGGSLVITRPFPSLVRTIYNDATRFKSTYFPDEFNGKFYLAGDSAHYDEHGYIWIMGRIDDVLNVSGHRLGTMEIESALAANPLVAEAAVVGRPHDIKGESVVAFVVLKGDRPEGEAGKLIAKQLREWVAHEIGKIAQPDEIRFGDNLPKTRSGKIMRRLLRNIAKGEEITQDISTLENPAILEQLRHSAL; the protein is encoded by the coding sequence ATGAGCAGCATTGATTCCGTACTTAAGGAAACCCGCCTGTTTCCACCTTCCGACGATTTCCGTACCAAGGCAAATGTATCCGGCATGGAGTGCTATCACACCCTTTGCGAGAAAGCCAATAGCGATTATCAAGGCTTTTGGGGCGATTTAGCGCGCGAGTTAGTCAGCTGGCGCAAGCCTTTTACCAAGGTATTAGACGAATCGAATGCGCCGTTTTTCAAGTGGTTTGAAGACGGTGAAATGAATGTGTCTTACAACTGCCTAGACCGTCATCTTGAAAGCAAAGCGAATAAAGTAGCGATTATTTTTGAAGCAGACGATGGCTCAGTCTCCCGCGTAACTTACCGCGAGCTGTATCACCGCGTTTGCCAATTCGCCAACGGCTTAAAGAGCCTAGGTGTGGTCAAGGGTGACCGCGTTGTTATCTACATGCCGCACACCGTTGAAGCGATTATCGCCATGCAGGCCTGCGCCCGTATCGGCGCAATTCACTCGGTGGTATTCGGCGGCTTCTCTGCGGGCGCGCTGCGTGATCGCATCCAAGATGCCACGGCCAAGATTGTGATTACCGCCAATGAATCGGTACGCGGCGGCAAGGCCACACCACTGAAAGCCATGACCGACGAAGCGCTGGGCATTGGCAACTGCGAATCCGTCGAAAAAGTCATCGTATTCCAGCGCACCGGCACCAAGCCAGATCACTGGAGCGAGAGCAATAATGTTTGGTGGCATCAGCTGGTTAAAGGCCTGCCAGATATTTGCGAGCCAGAATGGATGAACGCCGAAGATCCACTCTTCGTGCTGTATACCTCCGGCTCCACAGGCAAGCCTAAGGGCATTCAGCACTCCAGCGCGGGCTACTTCCTTGGCACGCAAGTATCGATGAAATGGGTATTCGATTACAAAGAAGACGATGTGTACTGGTGCACCGCCGATGTGGGCTGGATTACTGGCCACAGCTATATTGCTTACGGCCCGCTGGGTATTGGTGCAACACAAGTGGTGTTTGAAGGCGTGCCAACCTATCCAGACGCTGGCCGCTTCTGGGCGATGATTGAAAAACATCAAGTCACCACCTTTTACACCGCGCCTACTGCGATTAGGTCCTTGATTAAACTAGGTGGCGATCTGCCTAAGCAATACGATTTATCCAGCCTGCGTCTCTTGGGCACGGTGGGTGAGCCAATTAATCCTGATGCGTGGATGTGGTATCACGAGACCATCGGCGGCGGCCGTTGCCCGATTGTAGATACTTGGTGGCAGACCGAAACCGGCTCGAATATGGTGGCCCCATTACCAGGCGCAGTGGCGACCAAACCGGGCTCTTGCACCCTGCCTCTACCAGGCATTATGACCGCCATTGTCGACGAATCCGGCGCGCCGGTAGAGCCGGGCAAGGGTGGATCATTGGTGATTACTCGCCCATTCCCATCCTTAGTTCGCACCATTTATAACGATGCTACGCGCTTTAAGAGCACCTATTTCCCAGATGAATTTAACGGCAAGTTTTATCTGGCTGGCGATTCGGCTCACTACGATGAGCACGGCTATATCTGGATTATGGGCCGCATCGACGACGTGCTAAACGTATCTGGCCACCGCCTTGGCACCATGGAAATTGAATCGGCTCTGGCCGCCAACCCGCTGGTCGCAGAAGCCGCCGTAGTCGGCAGGCCGCACGACATCAAGGGCGAATCAGTGGTGGCCTTTGTGGTGCTCAAAGGCGATCGTCCTGAAGGCGAAGCTGGCAAGCTGATAGCCAAGCAGCTACGCGAATGGGTAGCGCACGAGATCGGCAAGATTGCTCAGCCCGATGAAATCCGCTTTGGCGACAATCTGCCTAAAACCCGCTCCGGCAAAATCATGCGCCGCCTGCTCAGAAATATCGCCAAGGGTGAAGAAATCACTCAGGATATTTCTACGCTAGAAAACCCAGCGATTCTGGAACAACTGCGCCACAGCGCACTGTAA
- a CDS encoding class I SAM-dependent methyltransferase has protein sequence MEAEINYTDINRKMWNLTAEINQKDGFSELLSAIKNPAFSSFDAVEKELFTQFPLNGKDVLQIGCNSGQELCSVKRAGAGRCVGVDISDSFIEQARVLAQHAELDIEFICSNIFDLENQFQRSFDLVYITVGVLGWMPDLPRLFALIHSWLKPNGQLFIYEQHPILDMLNPIPPHRMDSSYFRTEPFMDEMLPEYIDTEGTGSAPSYWFPHTLSDIIGGCLQQGLQLRHFAEYPNEISVTYAALEQHEARLPLSYSLIAERLAAFRT, from the coding sequence ATGGAAGCTGAAATCAACTACACAGATATAAACCGGAAGATGTGGAATTTGACTGCCGAAATCAATCAGAAAGATGGTTTTAGCGAGCTGCTTAGCGCCATAAAAAACCCAGCGTTCTCAAGCTTTGATGCGGTAGAAAAAGAGCTATTTACTCAGTTTCCACTCAATGGCAAAGACGTACTACAAATAGGCTGCAATAGTGGCCAGGAATTATGCAGCGTAAAACGCGCTGGTGCTGGCCGCTGCGTGGGTGTGGATATTTCTGACTCGTTTATTGAACAAGCCAGAGTGCTGGCCCAGCATGCGGAGCTGGATATCGAGTTTATTTGCAGCAATATTTTTGATCTTGAAAATCAGTTCCAGCGCTCTTTTGATCTGGTTTATATCACGGTTGGGGTATTAGGCTGGATGCCCGATCTGCCACGTTTATTCGCTTTGATCCATTCTTGGCTTAAGCCCAATGGGCAGTTATTTATTTATGAGCAGCATCCTATTTTGGATATGTTGAATCCTATTCCTCCACATAGAATGGATAGCTCTTATTTCCGTACAGAGCCTTTTATGGATGAAATGCTGCCAGAGTATATTGATACCGAAGGCACAGGCAGTGCGCCTTCTTATTGGTTTCCACATACCCTCTCTGACATTATTGGCGGCTGCTTGCAGCAGGGTTTGCAATTACGCCACTTTGCAGAATATCCCAATGAAATATCAGTAACCTACGCCGCATTAGAGCAGCACGAGGCCCGCTTGCCACTCAGCTATAGCTTGATTGCAGAGCGGCTAGCAGCCTTTCGGACTTAG
- a CDS encoding GNAT family N-acetyltransferase codes for MNIKLNTLSLRAFRPDDLAFVFSGLSHPDVIKHYGISYQTESACEAQMSWYQSITEQGTGYWLAIESAGTPLGALGLNNICQKNKNAELGYWLLPQHWGKGIMQEALQGLLSYSFNELKLHRISTEVEIENLKSQQLLQAFNFTLEGISRECEIKEGKYISLMNYSLLIHELKNNRP; via the coding sequence ATGAATATAAAACTAAATACACTCAGCTTAAGAGCATTCAGGCCCGATGATTTAGCCTTTGTTTTTTCAGGGCTATCTCACCCCGATGTTATCAAGCACTATGGCATTTCGTACCAAACAGAAAGCGCTTGTGAAGCGCAAATGAGCTGGTATCAATCCATTACCGAGCAAGGCACAGGCTATTGGCTGGCGATTGAATCGGCAGGTACACCGCTGGGCGCTTTAGGGCTGAATAATATCTGCCAGAAAAACAAAAATGCCGAATTAGGCTACTGGCTACTACCCCAGCACTGGGGTAAAGGCATTATGCAGGAAGCATTACAGGGTTTACTCAGTTACTCCTTTAATGAATTAAAACTGCACCGCATCAGTACCGAAGTAGAAATAGAAAATTTAAAATCGCAGCAGCTTTTACAAGCCTTTAATTTTACTTTAGAGGGCATCAGCCGGGAATGCGAAATCAAAGAGGGTAAATATATATCACTGATGAATTATTCATTACTCATCCATGAATTAAAAAACAACAGGCCATAA
- a CDS encoding aspartate/glutamate racemase family protein — protein sequence MKTIGMIGGMSWESSQIYYQRANQLIKEKLGGLHSAKVILLSVDFAEIAALQSTGQWDKAGEIMAKAAYSLQLAGADLIILCTNTMHKLAAEIEAKIQIPFLHIADATAAAIKTAGLKKIALLGTKFTMEQDFYRGRLSRLHQLEVITPEEAGRNRVHDIIYQELCHGLVKESSKQEYIAIINQLIEQGAEGVILGCTEITMLIQQQNVEIPIFDTTELHIRYAIHAACA from the coding sequence ATGAAAACCATAGGCATGATAGGCGGCATGAGCTGGGAATCCAGCCAGATTTATTACCAAAGAGCAAATCAGCTCATTAAAGAAAAATTGGGCGGGCTGCACTCTGCCAAAGTAATTCTGCTCAGTGTAGATTTTGCAGAAATCGCAGCACTGCAAAGTACAGGGCAATGGGATAAAGCTGGCGAAATCATGGCTAAAGCGGCTTATTCTTTGCAATTAGCCGGTGCAGATCTCATTATTTTATGCACCAATACCATGCATAAATTAGCTGCTGAAATTGAAGCTAAAATCCAGATTCCATTTCTGCATATTGCGGACGCCACCGCCGCAGCAATTAAAACAGCAGGCCTTAAAAAAATTGCCCTATTGGGGACAAAATTCACCATGGAGCAAGACTTTTACCGTGGCAGGTTAAGCAGGCTGCACCAGCTGGAAGTGATTACCCCAGAAGAAGCTGGCCGTAACAGAGTGCACGATATTATTTATCAGGAGCTTTGCCATGGTCTTGTGAAAGAATCATCCAAGCAAGAATATATTGCCATCATTAATCAATTAATTGAGCAAGGTGCGGAAGGCGTCATACTGGGCTGCACAGAAATTACCATGCTGATTCAGCAGCAGAATGTGGAGATCCCGATCTTTGATACCACCGAGCTGCATATACGCTATGCCATTCATGCAGCCTGCGCCTAA
- a CDS encoding LysE family translocator — translation MFNPALLSYVSLMSVTPGPNNLMLAASGGNFGFRRSIPHLLGISIGHGIQVFIVGVLLAWVMASINTVRPILGVFGCAYLLWLSWKIWKAASPEGKEAAKPMSFLAAALFQWINPKAWVMVINTVILFLPAEQNSMLAAAGLAVLCAVINLPCICIWAWLGDALRQHLLIPKILKLFNGIMASLMAITAFFLLHGELALLA, via the coding sequence ATGTTTAACCCCGCCTTACTGAGCTATGTCTCGCTGATGTCCGTCACCCCCGGCCCCAATAACCTGATGCTGGCGGCTTCTGGCGGTAATTTTGGCTTTCGCCGCAGCATTCCGCATTTATTAGGCATTAGCATTGGCCACGGCATTCAGGTGTTTATCGTTGGCGTGCTCTTGGCTTGGGTGATGGCCAGTATTAATACAGTACGCCCAATTTTAGGCGTATTTGGCTGCGCTTATTTATTATGGCTATCGTGGAAAATATGGAAAGCCGCATCGCCTGAAGGCAAAGAAGCCGCCAAACCCATGAGCTTTTTAGCCGCAGCGCTATTCCAATGGATAAACCCCAAAGCATGGGTGATGGTGATCAACACCGTGATTCTGTTTTTGCCTGCTGAGCAAAATAGCATGCTCGCCGCAGCGGGCTTAGCCGTTTTATGTGCGGTGATTAATTTACCCTGCATCTGTATCTGGGCATGGCTAGGTGATGCTTTACGCCAGCATTTGCTGATCCCCAAAATATTAAAACTATTTAACGGCATTATGGCCAGCCTGATGGCGATCACGGCATTCTTTTTATTGCATGGTGAGTTGGCTTTGTTAGCTTAG
- a CDS encoding aminotransferase-like domain-containing protein produces the protein MDTLYQQLADDFALAISHGSLPPGSRLPSVRKTAQSRRLSLNTVLTAYRMLEDRGLVVVRPQSGYYVRSHLPMLPAGKVGAAPGQAQGPAGEVLDLIGAALLAQQTPGYINLALACPKGGDFYPSNKLARIMGQVLRQNPGMVSSYALPPGSERLRTQIARRSVELGMSLQAENIVLTHGCMEALQLSLRAICVRGDAVGIESPTYFNLLPLFSSLGLKAVEIPTDPQTGMSLDALEQLLIDGQLQAIVAMPNVHNPLGCSMPLENKRRLAGLLKRYQIPLIEDALYAELQFGDAFAPVVKAFDDEGWVLICASYTKTLAPDFRIGWVEGGRFTEQIRKLKFSYSVAESMVLSETLGLFLESGGYDHHLRQLKRRYAIQVDKVRALIAEHFPQGTSATQPAGGFLFWVELPASCDSVELFHRAIAEKISISPGPLYSPSGRHTSALRLSCCQPLDESYIQALVRLGEMAQEIMDEAVGI, from the coding sequence ATGGATACGCTTTATCAGCAGCTGGCAGATGATTTTGCGCTGGCGATCAGCCACGGTTCTTTGCCGCCTGGCTCCAGATTGCCATCGGTACGTAAAACGGCACAAAGCCGCAGGCTGTCTTTGAATACGGTACTCACTGCCTATCGAATGTTGGAAGACCGCGGCCTTGTGGTGGTTAGGCCGCAATCCGGTTATTACGTACGCAGCCATCTGCCTATGCTGCCAGCAGGCAAAGTAGGTGCAGCGCCTGGTCAGGCTCAAGGCCCCGCCGGTGAGGTGCTTGATTTAATCGGTGCCGCTTTATTGGCTCAGCAAACGCCGGGTTATATCAATCTGGCTTTAGCCTGCCCCAAGGGGGGCGATTTTTACCCCAGCAATAAGCTGGCGCGGATTATGGGGCAGGTGCTTAGGCAAAATCCTGGCATGGTCAGCAGCTATGCTTTGCCGCCTGGCTCAGAGCGATTACGCACCCAAATTGCTCGCCGCAGTGTAGAGCTGGGGATGTCTTTGCAGGCTGAAAACATCGTGCTCACCCATGGCTGTATGGAGGCTTTGCAATTATCTTTACGTGCCATCTGTGTGCGTGGAGACGCTGTAGGGATTGAATCGCCTACCTACTTTAATTTGTTGCCATTGTTTAGCAGCCTAGGTTTAAAGGCGGTTGAAATACCGACTGATCCACAAACGGGCATGTCACTCGATGCGCTGGAGCAATTACTGATTGATGGCCAGTTGCAGGCCATCGTGGCCATGCCCAATGTGCACAATCCCCTAGGCTGCAGCATGCCGCTGGAAAACAAACGGCGGCTGGCTGGCCTATTAAAGCGTTATCAAATCCCCTTGATTGAAGACGCGCTCTACGCCGAATTGCAATTTGGTGATGCTTTTGCACCTGTCGTAAAAGCGTTTGACGATGAGGGCTGGGTGTTAATTTGCGCCAGTTATACCAAGACGCTGGCCCCTGATTTTAGAATTGGCTGGGTAGAAGGTGGGCGTTTTACCGAGCAGATTCGTAAACTTAAATTTTCTTATTCAGTTGCCGAGTCTATGGTGTTGAGCGAAACGCTGGGCCTGTTTTTAGAATCAGGCGGTTACGATCATCATTTACGCCAGCTCAAACGCCGCTACGCCATTCAGGTGGATAAAGTACGCGCGCTGATTGCCGAGCATTTTCCACAGGGCACCAGCGCCACCCAGCCAGCTGGCGGTTTTTTATTTTGGGTGGAGTTGCCCGCCAGCTGCGATAGCGTTGAGTTATTTCATCGCGCCATTGCCGAGAAAATCAGCATCTCGCCCGGCCCGCTGTATTCCCCCAGCGGCCGCCATACCTCGGCACTGCGTTTATCCTGCTGCCAGCCTTTGGATGAAAGCTATATCCAAGCTTTAGTGCGGCTGGGCGAAATGGCGCAAGAGATTATGGATGAAGCGGTTGGCATTTAA